Proteins encoded by one window of Oreochromis niloticus isolate F11D_XX linkage group LG17, O_niloticus_UMD_NMBU, whole genome shotgun sequence:
- the LOC100692765 gene encoding NACHT, LRR and PYD domains-containing protein 12, with protein sequence MLTTEERGELPKTLTDMYLHFLLIQPKKYEYHEGHKTRPQKLMETDKQDILKLGSLAFEHLEKGNIVFYREDMEQHGINGAGVSLYSRVCTNVFKRECGIFQKPVYFFVHLSFQEFLAAVYMFHCYTNQKTEVLQKFLRNGLCIYPESLVSYSSSSTDISFLDKFLWRVMQKSLESKNGHLDLFVRFLHGLSLESNQRLLGDLLCQTETNPQINDRLIDLFNSETSIQKMTLNSYRNFRGLWGQTEERPRALSITQRVINNVTTMNIYNMSPDTSINIFYCLLEMNDRTLHQEIQEFLRSKNRLGRALSESQCTFLVFMLQTFEEVLDELDLWKFNTTLVGKWKLIPAVRNCRKARLSGCQLSLAHYETIASALKAKNSHLTELDLSLNVMQDSGVDLLSAALKSPNCRLETLRLYGCKLSETRCATLVSALKSNCFHVKNLDLSINSLMDSGAEQLSDLVRSPHCRLDTLRLEECSLSEYSFVSLGSALRSNPSYLKHLNLNDNNLQDSGVKQLCGFLENPLCTPETLRLRSCDLSEISCSSLVSVLKSNPTHLKYLELSNNNLKDSGVKQLCGFLESSDCRLEHLRLGWCSLSGMSSALLGSALKSNPSYLKHLHLSGNELKDSDVELLLDLAKSPHCRLEYLSWK encoded by the exons atgttgactacagaagagagaggagagctgcccaagaccctgactgacatgtacttACATTTCCTACTAATTCAACCAAAAAAGTACGAGTATCATGAGGGACATAAAACACGTCCACAGAAACTGATGGAGACTGATAAGCAAGACATTCTGAAGCTGGGAAGCCTGGCATTTGAACatctagagaaaggaaacattGTGTTTTACCGAGAAGACATGGAGCAACATGGTATCAATGGTGCAGGGGTCTCTTTGTACTCAAGAGTTTGTACAAATGTCTTCAAAAGAGAATGTGGTatcttccagaaaccagtctaCTTCTTTGTTCATCTGAGCTTTCAGGAGTTTCTTGCTGCAGTCTACATGTTTCACTGTTACACCAACCAGAAGACAGAAGTGCTTCAGAAGTTCCTGAGAAATGGTCTTTGTATTTATCCTGAATCTTTAGTATCTTATTCATCATCATCCACAGATATATCCTTTCTGGATAAATTTTTGTGGAGAGTCATGCAGAAATCCCTCGAAAGTAAAAACGGCCACCTGGACCTGTTTGTCCGCTTCCTTCATGGTCTCTCTCTGGAGTCCAACCAGAGACTCTTAGGAGATTTGCTTTGTCAGACAGAGACAAATCCGCAAATAAATGACAGACTCATAGACCTTTTCAATTCAGAGACTTCAATTCAAAAAATGACACTAAACAGCTATAGAAACTTCAGAGGCCTGTGGGGTCAAACAGAGGAAAGACCCAGAGCATTATCAATCACCCAGCGAGTCATCAACAATGTGACGACAATGAACATTTACAACATGTCTCCGGACACAAGCATCAACATCTTCTATTGTCTGTTGGAGATGAATGACCGCACATTGCATCAGGAAATCCAAGAGTTCCTGAGGTCAAAGAACAGATTAGGGAGAGCCCTCTCTGAGTCCCAGTGCACTTTTCTGGTCTTCATGCTGCAAACATTTGAAGAGGTTCTGGATGAGTTGGATCTGTGGAAGTTTAACACAACATTGGTGGGAAAATGGAAATTGATtccagctgtgaggaactgcagaaaggctCG ACTTTCTGGATGTCAACTGTCACTGGCTCACTATGAAACCATAGCCTCAGCTCTAAAGGCCAAGAACTCccatctgacagagctggacctgagcttgaATGTgatgcaggattcaggagtggaTCTGCTGTCTGCTGCATTGAAGAGCCCAAATTGTAGActggaaactctgag ATTGTATGGCTGCAAACTGTCAGAGACCAGGTGTGCTACACTTGTCTCAGCTCTGAAGTCTAACTGCTTCCATGTGAAAAACCTCGACCTGAGTATCAACAGCTTGATGGATTCAGGAGCAGAACAACTGTCTGACCTTGTGAGGAGCCCACACTGTAGACTCGACACTCTGAG attGGAGGAATGCAGTTTGTCAGAGTACAGCTTTGTCTCTCTGGGCTCAGCGCTGAGGTCCAACCCCTCCTATCTGAAACATTTGAACCTGAatgacaacaacctgcaggactcaggagtgaagcagctcTGTGGTTTTTTGGAGAATCCACTTTGTACACcggaaactctgag ATTGAGGAGCTGCgatttgtcagagatcagctgttcttcattggtctctgttctgaagtccaaccccacTCATCTTAAATATCTGGAGctgagtaacaacaacctgAAGGATTCTGGAGTGAAGCAactgtgtggttttctggaaAGTTCAGACTGCAGACTGGAACATCTCAG ATTAGGGTGGTGCAGTTTGTCTGGGATGAGCTCTGCTCTTCTTGGCTCAGCCCTCAAGTCCAACCCCTCTTATCTGAAGCATCTACACCTTAGTGGCAATGAACTCAAGGATTCAGACGTGGAGCTGCTGTTGGATCTAGCCAAGAGTCCACACTGCAGACTGGAGTATCTAAG CTGGAAGTAA